Part of the candidate division WOR-3 bacterium genome, TGAGCCTTAAAGGCATCGCATTTCCCGGGCGGATCGGGCAATTTTCCTTTTCGGAGGCTAAAATCTCATCCCCTACGGCGAGCCCTTCTGGGGCTAATATATAACGATATTCACCATCCCGATAGCAGACTAAGGCAATCCGGGCGGTTCGGTTTGGGTCGTATTCAATCGTCTTCACCTTAGCCGGGATTTCTCTTTTATCGCGACGGAAGTCAATTATCCGGTAGAATTGCTTTTCACCGCCTCCTCGGTACTTAACGGTAATTACTCCCTGATTATTTCTTCCCCCTTTCTTCTTTTTCCTCACTAAAAGGGGCTTGTAAGGTTCTTCGGTCGTTATCTCTTCAAAGGTGAAAGAGGTATAAAACCGCCTGGAAGGGGTATATGGTTTATACTGTTTAATACCCATATTAGACCTCTAATTCTTCAATCCTTTCTCCTTCCTTTAAGGTGACAATTGCCTTCTTCCAATTGCTTGTCCGTCCGGCATAGATACCCATCCGCCGCGGCTTCCCTCTCATATTAATCACCCGAACCTTTTCCACCTTCACTCCAAAGATTTCTTCCACTGCTCTCTTGATATCAACTTTATTGGCATCCCTTAAAACCTTAAAGGTATATTGCCTCAATTCCTTCAATCGGGATGACTTTTCCGTAGAGAGAGGCTGAATGATTATCTCGCGGGCGGAATACATACCTCTTCCTCCCTCTTCTTTTGAGAAAAGATTTCTAAAAACTGGTTAAGGCCGCTCTCGGTGAAGAGTAGTTTATTATTTTTCAGGACATCGTAGGTATTAAGGTCTTTTGCCTGTTTCAATTGGAAGTGAGGGATATTTCTACTCGCCAATTTCACCTCTCGGGCGATTTGCGCCAGAAGGAGGAGGCAAGATTCACCTTGATTTATCCCTAAATTCCTTAAGATTTTAACCATCTCCTTCGTCTTAGGACTGACGAGGGAGAAATCTTCTAAAAAGATTATCCCTTTTTCTCCCATCTTCGCCGAGAGAGAAATTGCTAACGCCTTCCTCTTCTTCTTTTTAGGTAAAGAATAGTGATAGTCTCGGGGTTTAGGACCGAAGACCTTACCACCCCCAACCCAGATTGGCGAACGGCGCGAACCGTGCCTCGCCCGGCCAGTATGCTTCTGCGGCCAAGGTTTCCGACCACCTCCGGAAACTTCTCCCCGAGTTTTGGTGCTCGCTGTTCCCTGCCTTTGATTGGCGAGATAGTTTCTCACCACTTCCCAGACAACCCCTTCTTCTATTGGACAGTTGAAGATTTCGTCCGGGATTTCAATTTCTCTCTTTATCTCACCGGTGATGGAAAAAAGGGAAGTCTTCATATTAAGATTCCTTCTTCCGAATTATGAGTAATCCGCTTCTCGGTCCTGGGGTAGCCCCTTTCACATACAAGATATTTGCTTCTTTATCAACCTTCACTACCTTCAAATTTTTAACCGTCACCCTCTCACAGCCGTAGTGGCCAGGTAAAGTCCGGCCGCGCCAGGGATGTCCCGGGAAAGTTCCGGACCCTAAAGAACCGATTCGGCGGTGAGACATTGAACCGTGACTCTGGGGACCACCCCGCCAACCCCATCGCTTCACGCCGCCAGCAAATCCCCGGCCTTTTGTCCAACCGGTGATATTCACCAAACTTCCTTCGGAAAGGATACTCACATCAATCTTATCTCCTAACTGGTATTTATCAACATCTTCCGTCCGAAATTCAACGAGGAAACGCATCGGTGGGAGTTTTGCCTTTTGGAAATGACCAGTCATCGGTTTATTCGCCTTTTTCACTTCTTCAAAGCCTAATTGCAAGGCGTTATACCCGTCTTTCTCTTTGACTTTTTTCTGAACAACAAAGCAAGGTCCGGCCTTAATGACCGTGCAGGGTATTGCCTCCCCTTTTTCTGAAAAGAGAGTGGTCATTTTCACCTTCCGTCCTAAGAGCATATTCATACCGCTTTTATCTCCACTTCCACCCCGGCTGGGATCTCTTGGCGCATTAGGGCGTCAATCGTATCTGAGGTGGCATTAGAGATTTCAATTAGCCGTTTATGAATTCTTAGTTCAAATTGCTCCCTTGACTTTTTATCCACATGAGGTGAGCGTAAGACTGTGTAGAGGGAACGCTTTGTCGGCAAGGGGATTGGTCCCGAGACCAAAGCCCCGGTTCTTCTTACCGCTTCCACAATCTCCTTGGCAGAAGCGTCTAATAGCCGGTGGTCATAGGCACGCAATTTAATTCTTATCCGCTCGCTTTCTTTCATAGTCCTATCGTAAAGTTCCAATTATATGTTAATTTTTATGAAAGTCAAGCCTTTTTATGAGAAAATTTATCTTGACTTTCCTTAAAAAGATAGGATAGCATAAATTTTCAAATTTGTCAACTAAAAAATATAATTAGTAAATGTGTTAA contains:
- the rplD gene encoding 50S ribosomal protein L4 yields the protein MKTSLFSITGEIKREIEIPDEIFNCPIEEGVVWEVVRNYLANQRQGTASTKTRGEVSGGGRKPWPQKHTGRARHGSRRSPIWVGGGKVFGPKPRDYHYSLPKKKKRKALAISLSAKMGEKGIIFLEDFSLVSPKTKEMVKILRNLGINQGESCLLLLAQIAREVKLASRNIPHFQLKQAKDLNTYDVLKNNKLLFTESGLNQFLEIFSQKKREEEVCIPPAR
- the rplW gene encoding 50S ribosomal protein L23 encodes the protein MYSAREIIIQPLSTEKSSRLKELRQYTFKVLRDANKVDIKRAVEEIFGVKVEKVRVINMRGKPRRMGIYAGRTSNWKKAIVTLKEGERIEELEV
- the rplC gene encoding 50S ribosomal protein L3 — its product is MNMLLGRKVKMTTLFSEKGEAIPCTVIKAGPCFVVQKKVKEKDGYNALQLGFEEVKKANKPMTGHFQKAKLPPMRFLVEFRTEDVDKYQLGDKIDVSILSEGSLVNITGWTKGRGFAGGVKRWGWRGGPQSHGSMSHRRIGSLGSGTFPGHPWRGRTLPGHYGCERVTVKNLKVVKVDKEANILYVKGATPGPRSGLLIIRKKES
- the rpsJ gene encoding 30S ribosomal protein S10; translation: MKESERIRIKLRAYDHRLLDASAKEIVEAVRRTGALVSGPIPLPTKRSLYTVLRSPHVDKKSREQFELRIHKRLIEISNATSDTIDALMRQEIPAGVEVEIKAV